The Mesotoga sp. BH458_6_3_2_1 genome contains a region encoding:
- a CDS encoding ROK family protein encodes MGNLHFTERERVILARIRNEGPIARVRIAKKENISKPVVTLGVRKLLSIGAVREVGKDVKRSSKGGKHATLLGFVADFRLTLAVDIGRTKIVAAMIDLDGNIGASQTVSLRENMSKEEFMSLLFEAIEGVIEVVPKEKIIGIGVGIPGVIGSNNGVADFIPVLSLRNVPIKSWIEEQFGIETFCENDAALQALSESWKGVAEGKKNVVVINLGAGIGSGVIIDGRLYTGSTGRAGELGYLISNWDNTYYRESFFGELEEKMSGVCLERKLDEFGYHGFTATDLFERDIDDERLRDLIYQGCKSLALALCNLISILNPDIVVMTGGIGYNQFELLTKYTIPLIKNILPNEFVGSVDFARSKFPSEGVLIGAGYLVQKKTFL; translated from the coding sequence TTGGGGAATCTGCATTTTACGGAAAGAGAGAGAGTTATTCTTGCAAGGATTCGAAATGAGGGTCCTATTGCAAGAGTCAGAATTGCGAAGAAAGAAAACATAAGTAAGCCTGTTGTCACTCTTGGAGTTCGCAAACTCCTGAGCATAGGGGCTGTCAGAGAAGTCGGGAAGGATGTTAAGAGAAGCTCAAAGGGCGGCAAGCATGCTACTTTATTGGGCTTTGTTGCCGATTTCAGACTGACACTGGCAGTAGACATCGGCAGAACCAAGATAGTTGCTGCAATGATCGATCTCGATGGAAACATAGGAGCTTCACAAACAGTTTCTCTTAGAGAAAACATGTCAAAAGAAGAGTTCATGAGTCTTTTGTTTGAAGCCATAGAAGGGGTAATCGAGGTCGTTCCAAAAGAGAAGATAATTGGCATAGGAGTAGGAATACCAGGCGTAATTGGCAGCAATAACGGCGTTGCCGATTTCATCCCGGTACTGTCTTTGAGAAATGTTCCAATTAAATCATGGATCGAGGAGCAATTCGGTATTGAAACCTTTTGTGAGAACGACGCAGCTTTGCAGGCGCTCAGTGAAAGCTGGAAAGGTGTGGCTGAAGGAAAGAAAAACGTTGTTGTAATTAACCTTGGAGCAGGGATCGGTAGCGGGGTGATTATTGACGGAAGGCTTTATACAGGTTCTACTGGAAGGGCCGGAGAATTGGGTTACTTAATTTCCAACTGGGACAATACCTATTACAGAGAGAGCTTCTTCGGCGAGCTTGAAGAAAAGATGTCAGGTGTTTGTTTAGAGAGAAAGCTTGACGAATTTGGATATCACGGGTTCACAGCCACAGATCTATTTGAAAGGGACATTGATGACGAGCGCTTAAGAGATCTAATCTATCAAGGATGCAAGAGCTTAGCTCTTGCGCTCTGTAACTTGATTTCAATTCTTAATCCAGATATCGTTGTTATGACCGGGGGGATCGGCTACAACCAATTCGAGCTCCTAACAAAATATACAATCCCACTGATTAAAAACATTCTCCCGAATGAGTTTGTCGGTTCAGTAGATTTTGCAAGAAGCAAATTTCCATCTGAAGGAGTCTTAATAGGTGCGGGCTACTTAGTTCAGAAAAAAACATTCTTGTAG
- a CDS encoding ATP-binding cassette domain-containing protein has product MDDVVLECRNIVKHYGNVEALNGVSFELRKNEILGLVGDNGAGKSTLLKIIRGAVQPTSGEILINGKKVEFSSPMDAAEEGIQCVYQDLALVDQMTIVDNFFLGRELREKKLGFIPVLRKKKMENETEQALKQMEFSMDVNKKVSDLSGGQRQAIAVARAVFADPKIVLLDEPTSALSEIAKHEVFKLLKGLKEEHSLIFVTHDLNNTLQLCDRIIILKHGVIEYEGEVTKDLSLEELLSMM; this is encoded by the coding sequence TTGGATGACGTCGTACTTGAATGCAGGAATATTGTTAAACACTACGGAAACGTAGAAGCGTTAAACGGCGTCTCATTTGAGCTTAGAAAAAATGAGATATTGGGCCTCGTTGGAGACAACGGGGCCGGTAAGTCAACTCTGCTGAAGATAATTCGAGGAGCCGTTCAACCCACATCCGGTGAGATATTGATAAACGGAAAGAAAGTTGAATTCTCCAGTCCAATGGATGCAGCGGAAGAAGGAATACAGTGTGTTTATCAGGATCTCGCCCTGGTCGATCAGATGACAATTGTTGACAACTTCTTTCTTGGAAGGGAACTTCGTGAAAAGAAACTGGGATTCATTCCCGTGCTTAGAAAGAAGAAGATGGAAAACGAAACTGAACAGGCGCTGAAACAGATGGAATTCAGCATGGATGTTAACAAGAAAGTCTCTGATCTATCTGGCGGTCAGAGACAGGCAATCGCGGTTGCCAGAGCGGTTTTCGCCGATCCCAAAATTGTCCTTCTCGATGAACCAACCTCTGCTCTCTCGGAAATCGCAAAGCATGAAGTCTTCAAACTCTTGAAGGGTCTTAAGGAAGAACATTCTCTCATCTTTGTCACTCATGATCTGAACAACACACTGCAACTATGCGACCGCATCATAATCTTGAAGCATGGAGTAATTGAGTATGAGGGCGAAGTGACGAAAGACCTCAGCCTCGAAGAGCTCCTTTCGATGATGTGA
- a CDS encoding transglutaminase-like domain-containing protein has protein sequence MKLKLVLVIVLISTVAFGNFFQRSDEYLRRQNELKSTLEFSLTFEEAKEIIVKHYPELKSDEEVREFIIERDIQRAIVDGVEMYYCDMEHNLFTRDPELVNRVPEWSAGNVLLVRYLLEEYGPRQTPFATFKPAHSPYFSPKNYLVEYKVHTERSLLPDEGSLRIWFPLPLQTAAQENISLLEVTPKEAVVGIPRTSGDIAYVLFEFDLSNLVEDLDISVKFTFTHYQQQFDIDPDQVGEYDKESSLYKDYTKSEGSIYFDERFEQLARSVVGDETNPYLQAKKIYYYVVENIKYTFMAHVSLEAAGIPESLYSFEHGYGDCGTQSMIFSALCRSVGIPARAPGGFQIFSGQLGSHFWAEFYLPNYGWVPVDTSAGQIATYTYGITEEERQDFIDYFFANQDPLRLVVQNSVDFLPAERPADTQLLEITLQSPFVESEFGNEEFDVTMAILDSFTMKTILLK, from the coding sequence ATGAAATTGAAACTTGTTCTTGTGATCGTTCTCATTTCGACAGTCGCTTTCGGTAATTTCTTCCAGCGGTCCGACGAGTATTTGAGAAGACAGAACGAACTGAAAAGCACCCTGGAATTCTCGCTGACATTCGAAGAGGCTAAAGAGATAATTGTGAAACATTATCCCGAGCTCAAGAGTGATGAAGAAGTTAGAGAATTCATTATCGAAAGAGACATCCAGAGAGCTATCGTGGACGGCGTAGAGATGTACTACTGTGACATGGAGCACAATCTCTTCACCAGGGACCCTGAACTGGTAAACAGGGTGCCAGAGTGGTCGGCGGGCAATGTCTTGCTGGTTAGATACCTCTTGGAAGAATACGGACCGAGGCAAACACCTTTTGCCACCTTCAAGCCAGCTCACAGCCCGTATTTCAGCCCGAAAAACTACCTCGTGGAGTACAAAGTGCATACTGAAAGATCTCTGCTGCCGGATGAGGGTTCGTTGAGAATCTGGTTCCCCCTTCCTCTGCAGACGGCCGCTCAAGAGAATATTTCTTTGCTTGAGGTGACCCCGAAGGAAGCGGTGGTCGGCATTCCCAGAACCTCCGGCGATATAGCATATGTTCTCTTCGAATTCGATCTTTCGAACCTCGTTGAGGATCTGGATATCTCAGTGAAGTTTACTTTCACACACTACCAGCAACAGTTCGATATAGATCCAGATCAGGTAGGCGAATACGACAAAGAAAGCTCGCTTTACAAGGACTACACGAAGTCAGAAGGAAGCATCTACTTCGATGAAAGATTTGAACAGCTTGCAAGAAGCGTTGTTGGAGATGAAACCAATCCTTACCTCCAGGCGAAAAAGATTTACTATTACGTAGTCGAAAACATCAAATACACTTTCATGGCTCACGTTTCATTAGAAGCCGCCGGCATTCCGGAAAGCCTCTACTCTTTCGAACACGGTTACGGTGACTGCGGGACCCAGTCGATGATCTTCTCAGCTCTCTGCAGATCCGTCGGAATACCGGCAAGGGCACCGGGAGGCTTTCAGATTTTCTCCGGACAGCTGGGTTCGCACTTTTGGGCCGAGTTCTATCTGCCAAATTACGGTTGGGTTCCTGTGGACACTTCGGCAGGACAGATTGCTACCTACACTTACGGAATCACGGAAGAGGAGCGACAGGACTTCATCGATTACTTCTTCGCTAACCAGGATCCATTGAGACTCGTGGTTCAAAACTCCGTCGACTTCTTGCCGGCCGAAAGGCCCGCCGACACTCAGCTACTTGAGATCACGCTGCAGTCTCCGTTCGTTGAGAGCGAATTCGGTAACGAAGAGTTCGACGTCACAATGGCGATTCTTGATTCTTTCACCATGAAGACAATTTTGTTGAAATAG
- a CDS encoding alpha-amylase family protein — protein sequence MATVKIEDQKFKVDGKEISMYSGSVHYWRSKPEAWSGILDKVKDMGFNAITTYIPWEIHELQRGVFDFGEVEPSRDIDRFLTLCEEKGLYFAVRPGPQINSELTWFGFPERILEDPKLQARNAKGGKVVLTQVPRPIPALAYHSEEFLAEVDLWYDAIFSILEKHQPPKGNLVAVQVDNEMGFFFNVNPYSTDYSDSSKALYRSFLKEKYNTVSELNKMYSSNYSGFDEIDPPGRFEGTRKEELRYYLDWIEYREFYLITSMENLGNRMKSRGIHVPLFHNYPHPLGPGGAKGAPTTPFNLPALEEKLGFVGFDIYSRKELYDHVKTIASYVSGCSRFPYIPEFIMGVWPWYIKPGDVTDEVFVTKEALMHGIKEFNRYMLVDRNKWLGSPINRKGVVKEDSYAAHKKVGTNLMKIRWNDFAKCDDVLLVVNRDYDRLEAATTLLPVVGDFLEPVFGFSEYPSSVIVSDENLGFRRPIQQHKSTWFDAFYRALTEGGVVFSLGDTAQSVEALKKHKVLVISAFDYIGKKTADKLAEYIETGGTVVLGPEVPKLDDTFSSESALSKLVSSTTGKPVLNSNGMEIGKKFACGKGSLIQIFELESVSSGLIEILDSVKVFRIDKGKSVADLVLYKGKTSDEYILFVANPSDKKIEIDIPLPSVSESITDIWEEKKEQISAGRLVTEVCAHDIRIFSWKAINA from the coding sequence ATGGCGACAGTTAAAATTGAAGATCAGAAGTTCAAGGTCGACGGGAAAGAGATTTCCATGTACAGCGGATCGGTTCATTACTGGCGTAGCAAACCGGAAGCCTGGAGCGGAATTCTTGATAAGGTGAAGGACATGGGCTTCAATGCAATTACCACTTACATTCCCTGGGAAATCCACGAATTGCAGAGAGGCGTTTTTGATTTCGGGGAGGTAGAACCCAGCAGAGACATAGACAGATTCTTGACGCTTTGCGAAGAAAAGGGTTTATATTTCGCAGTCAGGCCGGGCCCACAGATAAATTCGGAGCTTACCTGGTTCGGTTTCCCGGAGAGAATCCTCGAAGACCCAAAGCTACAGGCAAGAAACGCAAAGGGTGGGAAAGTTGTGTTGACACAAGTGCCAAGACCCATTCCGGCACTCGCTTATCATTCAGAGGAATTCCTCGCCGAAGTTGATCTATGGTATGATGCGATCTTCAGCATACTCGAGAAGCATCAACCACCGAAAGGGAATCTCGTCGCTGTGCAAGTAGACAACGAGATGGGATTCTTTTTCAATGTCAATCCATATTCAACAGATTACAGCGACTCTTCAAAGGCTCTTTACCGAAGTTTTTTGAAGGAGAAATACAACACGGTTTCCGAGCTTAACAAAATGTACTCTTCAAATTACAGTGGGTTTGACGAGATAGATCCCCCAGGCCGTTTTGAAGGGACAAGGAAGGAAGAGCTTCGTTATTACCTCGATTGGATAGAATACAGAGAATTCTACCTGATAACCAGCATGGAGAACTTAGGTAATCGAATGAAGTCAAGGGGGATTCACGTGCCTCTATTCCACAACTATCCACATCCTCTAGGTCCCGGTGGAGCAAAGGGAGCTCCTACTACTCCGTTCAATCTCCCTGCTCTCGAAGAAAAGCTTGGCTTTGTCGGCTTCGATATCTATTCAAGAAAGGAACTCTACGACCACGTCAAGACGATCGCATCATATGTCTCAGGATGCAGCAGATTTCCATATATTCCAGAGTTCATTATGGGTGTCTGGCCATGGTATATAAAGCCCGGAGACGTCACTGACGAGGTTTTCGTAACGAAAGAAGCGCTTATGCACGGGATAAAGGAATTCAACAGGTACATGCTAGTTGATAGAAACAAATGGCTCGGGTCCCCTATCAACAGAAAGGGAGTCGTAAAAGAAGACTCTTACGCCGCTCACAAGAAAGTCGGGACCAATCTTATGAAGATACGGTGGAACGACTTTGCCAAGTGTGATGACGTACTACTTGTGGTCAATAGAGATTACGACAGACTAGAAGCCGCAACTACTCTTCTTCCTGTAGTAGGAGATTTTCTAGAACCGGTCTTTGGATTCTCCGAATATCCAAGTTCAGTAATAGTCTCCGATGAAAATCTTGGATTCAGAAGACCAATACAGCAGCACAAGAGTACATGGTTCGATGCTTTCTACAGGGCATTGACAGAAGGTGGAGTAGTGTTCAGCTTGGGAGATACCGCTCAGTCAGTCGAAGCACTCAAGAAGCACAAGGTTTTGGTTATCTCTGCTTTCGACTACATAGGAAAGAAAACGGCCGACAAGTTGGCCGAGTACATCGAAACCGGCGGTACGGTAGTTCTGGGTCCGGAGGTTCCAAAGCTTGACGATACGTTCAGCTCAGAGTCTGCCCTAAGCAAGCTGGTGAGTTCCACAACAGGGAAGCCAGTGCTCAATAGCAACGGCATGGAAATCGGAAAGAAATTCGCATGTGGTAAAGGCTCCCTAATACAGATTTTCGAGCTGGAAAGTGTCAGTTCCGGTTTGATCGAGATCTTGGATTCCGTTAAGGTCTTCAGAATAGACAAAGGTAAATCCGTTGCAGACTTGGTTTTGTACAAGGGCAAGACAAGTGATGAGTACATTCTCTTTGTGGCAAATCCATCAGACAAGAAAATTGAAATTGACATTCCGTTGCCTAGCGTTTCCGAGAGCATTACAGACATCTGGGAAGAAAAGAAGGAACAGATCTCGGCTGGAAGATTAGTGACGGAAGTTTGCGCGCACGACATTAGGATCTTCAGCTGGAAGGCAATCAACGCTTAG